A single region of the Streptomyces sp. AM 4-1-1 genome encodes:
- a CDS encoding helix-turn-helix domain-containing protein — translation MLNNVAVLLLGEVHPFELGVLCEVFGLDRSGEGLPVHDFAVVSGDGPVLSTHAGFSVSTPYGLDRLEEADLIAVPAGGAFRDREYPEEVLDALRAAVERGARVLSVCTGAFMLGAAGLLDGRRCTTHWSHAAELARRFPGATVEPDVLYVDDGPVITSAGTAAGIDACLHLLRRAHGPDVANSVARRMVVPPHRDGGQAQYIERPLPRTRCDTVGGTLAWMERHLDREMTVEQLADRAHMSPRTFARRFQQETGTTPYRWLLRQRVLLAQHLLETSDETVDAVADRTGFGTAAALRHQFVRALGTTPNAYRRAFRGPAEPVTGGGATTLSTR, via the coding sequence ATGCTGAACAATGTGGCCGTCCTGCTGCTCGGCGAGGTCCATCCCTTCGAACTGGGTGTGCTGTGCGAGGTGTTCGGCCTCGACCGCAGTGGCGAGGGACTGCCGGTGCACGACTTCGCGGTGGTCTCCGGTGACGGCCCGGTGCTGTCCACCCACGCCGGGTTCTCGGTGTCCACGCCGTACGGGCTCGACCGGCTGGAGGAGGCCGACCTGATCGCCGTTCCGGCCGGCGGCGCCTTCAGGGACCGGGAGTACCCCGAGGAGGTGCTGGACGCGTTGCGCGCGGCGGTGGAGCGCGGGGCCCGGGTGCTCAGCGTGTGCACCGGCGCCTTCATGCTGGGCGCCGCGGGCCTGCTGGACGGCCGCCGCTGCACCACCCACTGGTCCCACGCGGCCGAGCTGGCCCGTCGCTTCCCCGGGGCCACCGTCGAGCCCGATGTGCTGTACGTGGACGACGGGCCGGTCATCACGTCGGCGGGCACCGCGGCCGGGATCGACGCCTGTCTGCATCTGCTCCGCCGGGCGCACGGCCCGGACGTCGCCAACTCCGTCGCCCGCCGCATGGTGGTGCCGCCGCACCGGGACGGCGGCCAGGCGCAGTACATCGAGCGCCCGCTGCCCCGGACCCGCTGCGACACGGTCGGCGGGACCCTGGCCTGGATGGAACGCCATCTCGACCGCGAGATGACCGTCGAACAGCTGGCGGACCGGGCGCACATGTCACCGCGCACCTTCGCGCGCCGCTTCCAGCAGGAGACCGGCACCACCCCGTACCGCTGGCTGCTGCGCCAGCGGGTGCTGCTGGCCCAGCACCTGCTGGAGACCTCGGACGAGACGGTGGACGCCGTGGCGGACCGGACCGGCTTCGGGACCGCGGCGGCGCTGCGTCATCAGTTCGTACGGGCGCTGGGCACCACGCCGAACGCGTACCGTCGCGCCTTCCGCGGTCCGGCCGAGCCGGTGACGGGTGGCGGCGCCACCACCCTGTCCACCAGGTGA
- the def gene encoding peptide deformylase, with protein MAQQETDEQISVDDEGFLVDTEDCEARETAHRERGTSRPITVVGNPVLHKECRTVTSFDDELARLIDDMFASQRTAEGVGLAANQIGVDLKVFVYDCPDDDGVRHVGAICNPVLEELAPEERHLDDSNEGCLSVPTAYAALARPDRAVVRGQDAKGNPVKVRGNGYFARCLQHETDHLYGYLYIDRLSKRERKDALRQMEENTPRYETVPND; from the coding sequence ATGGCGCAGCAGGAGACGGACGAGCAGATCAGCGTCGACGACGAGGGATTTCTCGTGGACACCGAGGACTGTGAGGCGCGCGAGACGGCACATCGCGAGCGCGGCACGTCCCGCCCGATCACGGTCGTGGGCAATCCGGTGCTGCACAAGGAGTGCAGGACCGTCACCTCGTTCGACGACGAGCTGGCGCGGCTGATCGACGACATGTTCGCCAGCCAGCGGACGGCGGAGGGCGTGGGCCTGGCCGCCAACCAGATCGGCGTGGACCTGAAGGTGTTCGTCTACGACTGCCCGGACGACGACGGGGTCCGGCACGTGGGCGCGATCTGCAACCCGGTGCTGGAGGAGCTGGCCCCCGAGGAGCGTCACCTCGACGACTCCAACGAGGGCTGCCTCTCCGTCCCGACCGCCTACGCCGCGCTGGCCCGCCCCGACCGCGCCGTGGTGCGCGGCCAGGACGCCAAGGGCAACCCGGTCAAGGTCCGGGGCAACGGCTACTTCGCGCGCTGCCTCCAGCACGAGACGGACCACCTCTACGGCTACCTCTACATCGACCGGCTCTCGAAGCGGGAGCGCAAGGACGCGCTGCGGCAGATGGAGGAGAACACGCCGCGCTACGAGACCGTGCCCAACGACTGA
- a CDS encoding ribonucleotide-diphosphate reductase subunit beta, translated as MTTTPEKTQKNLLDPGFELTLRPMRYPDFYERYRNAIKNNWTVEEVDLHSDVADLAKLTPEEQHMIGRLIAFFATGDSIVSNNLVLTLYKHINSPEARLYLSRQLFEEAVHVQFYLTLLDTYLPDPDDRAAAFDAVENIPSIKEKAQFCFRWMDSVEKMDRLETKADRRRFLLNLICFAACIEGLFFYGAFAYVYWFRSRGLLHGLATGTNWVFRDETMHMSFAFDVVDTVRKEDPELFDDALQQQVTDMLKEAVEAELQFGRDLCGDGLPGMNTESMREYLECVADQRLARLGFPTVYGSQNPFSFMELQGVQELTNFFERRPSAYQVAVEGSVGFDDDF; from the coding sequence ATGACCACCACACCGGAGAAGACCCAGAAGAACCTGCTCGACCCGGGCTTCGAACTGACCCTGCGTCCGATGCGCTACCCGGACTTCTACGAGCGCTACCGCAACGCGATCAAGAACAACTGGACGGTGGAGGAGGTCGACCTCCACTCGGACGTCGCGGACCTCGCCAAGCTGACGCCCGAAGAGCAGCACATGATCGGCCGGCTGATCGCGTTCTTCGCGACCGGTGACTCGATCGTCTCGAACAACCTCGTGCTGACGCTGTACAAGCACATCAACTCCCCCGAGGCGCGGCTGTACCTGTCGCGGCAGCTGTTCGAGGAGGCCGTGCACGTCCAGTTCTATCTGACGCTGCTCGACACCTATCTGCCCGACCCGGACGACCGCGCCGCGGCCTTCGACGCGGTGGAGAACATCCCGTCCATCAAGGAGAAGGCGCAGTTCTGCTTCCGCTGGATGGACTCGGTCGAGAAGATGGACCGGCTGGAGACGAAGGCCGACCGGCGCCGCTTCCTGCTGAACCTGATCTGCTTCGCGGCGTGCATCGAGGGGCTGTTCTTCTACGGGGCGTTCGCGTACGTCTACTGGTTCCGTTCGCGCGGTCTGCTGCACGGTCTCGCCACGGGCACCAACTGGGTGTTCCGTGACGAGACGATGCACATGTCGTTCGCGTTCGACGTGGTGGACACCGTCCGCAAGGAGGACCCGGAGCTGTTCGACGACGCCCTCCAGCAGCAGGTCACGGACATGCTGAAGGAGGCCGTGGAGGCGGAGCTGCAGTTCGGCCGCGATCTGTGCGGCGACGGGCTGCCCGGGATGAACACCGAGTCGATGCGCGAGTACCTGGAGTGCGTCGCCGACCAGCGGCTCGCCCGGCTCGGCTTCCCGACGGTGTACGGCTCGCAGAACCCGTTCTCGTTCATGGAGCTCCAGGGCGTGCAGGAGCTGACGAACTTCTTCGAGCGCCGCCCGTCCGCCTACCAGGTCGCGGTGGAGGGCTCGGTCGGCTTCGACGACGACTTCTGA